The sequence TCAGGTGGATTACATGAAGAGACGGACATTACCTTGGCGATAACAAATCGCAATGTCGACCTAAAAAGTTCACTAGTCAACTTTTGAACTATTAGCTTTAGGGAACGCGTTTCAATTGCGAAGTTGAAGCCAGGCAGTTTTGAAGTAATGTCTGCTTCGCGGAAATGCTAAATTAGCACCACTTTCGATATATTTGTCGCCAAAATCTGCTAAAACTGCATTGGCTCAATAATTAATATCCTCCCAAACTGAATGCGCAGAGAACACGTATCAACGACTGTGACGAGGATGATGCACGggtatccaagaagtactcggatatcttggcgcactacaggaagcagaggcgtcgctacccgcccgCGCATCAGACGATGAGTAGAGaccaagcggtaacctggagaagactacaggctggaacctacccacacggaacactgctgcacgccatgtacccGGGCAgctacgggcgagactgcaagttctgcccgccggacacgcccaacaccttgcgccatatggtgcttggATGCAGGACTAATCGAGaagcaccaccatcatcatcaccaccaggcgataacatgcagaaagaggcggattcagaagaagaattggaagaccagtgggaggctctgctggtgacgcaagaccctgacagccagctgcggttggtgaacagggctcgggtggcggcagcgagccatggctacctggactgaggaggccacccacctttgggctcaagaagcctggtctcacaataaggtttatttctctctctctctctctcccaaactGCTTGACACCTGATTTTGAGAAGCTGCTACCTGGAACGCCAATATCATTCCTTCGAGGCCGGATATCTCGAACGGGGCGGGAATCTTAGGATTTCATCCTACTAGGCAAACATGGCTTCAAGACAGCTCACCTCAAATTTCACCTTTGCAGCATATAGAGTGGGCATGGGAGAGAGGCAAAAATGCTGTCGCTCATGAATCCCTTTTTCTTTCATGTGCACCTTCTTGCCCTAGTTGGCGTGTGGCTTTCCCTGCTTTCCGGTGGGCCAAGTGCTCCTTTGTCGTCAGGTATGCTGATCTCGAGGCCACTCCTGATAGTCACGGCTACAATCAGCGAAGGTGAGTGGTTCGTCCTACGTGACCTGCGCAATGCTTTTGCATTGCACTCAAGCGGCACATCGGCAACACCAGCGCAATCATTCCACAGCGAGCCCTTAAAGGACTGGCTCCGGCTGTACTCCTTCAGTGGACACGGGAGAGCGGCAAAAATACTGTCGCTCACAAATCCTTTTTCTTTCATGCGCAGGTTGGTGGTACTCTTTATTTTAAACGATCGAACAGCCTTTGcctgctgctgctcccgtgccccagTCTGCTTTACGATACTCTGTGCGACTGCATTTTTGTTGTCAAACTCTTGCTCCTTTGCGGGGATATAGAAGAAAATCCCGGTCCGCTAAACGCTGACACTAGCAAATCGCACAAATAATTGCTTGACGCCATAGGTGTTCTTTCAGCGAAATTCGAGAGTCGCCACTCAGAGGTGATACATGCATTCGCTGAGCTAAAAGAAAACCAAGAGGCACTTTCACAGACAGTCGCAGATCTTACATGCAGATTGTAAAATCTTGAATCTACTGTCAAATTCCTTGAAACGGCGCTACTTGCAGCAGATGTCAGTAGTTCTGCTGCCCAGGCCGCTAAGGTTGAAAATGTTGCGTTAGCCTCTCGTCTTGATGATCTAGAGGATAGGTCACGGCGACATAATTTGCTGTTTTTGGCATCCCAGACGGCCTTTCCGAGACTTGGACACAATCGGAAGACCACATCTGTGAGCTCCTCTTACGTCTTTTAAATCGGCGCATTACAGATGGCATGGTGGAGAGAGAACATAGGTTGGATGCTTATGTAGCAAATAAGACACACCCAATCATCGTGAAGTTTTCTTCCTTCAAAACCGAAGAAAGTAATCTCTCAGAAAGCTAAATTGAAAAGCACACGCGTTTCCATTAGCGAAGATTTCTGCAGGGCAACGCGTTTGACCCGTAAAAAAACTCGAATTTGGCAAGTCTAGACCAACGTTTTCACTTCGTTTTAATAAAATCGTCATGAACAACGAAGCCTACATATATAGATCAGTGACTGATACTGTTCGTGAACTGGGATCCCCTAGAGAGGCGCGTGCAGCTTCCACTCGCAAAGCACCTGCTAATCTAGCACATGACAGATCGGCACAGCTATCTCCCCCCGATCTGCAAACGGCGCTTCAATCTTTCTCACCAATGCACGCAGTGTTCTCAATGAACGAACAAGTTTATCAACTCGCATTGACGCATGCTCAGCTGACATAGTTGTTCTTTCAGAAACCTGGCTTTCGCCATAAATAAAAAACGGTGAAATTTTTGAATGTTAAAAATAAGCTACAAGATCTACCGGTACGACCGTGATGTCCATGCTGGCGGGGATGTTCTAATCGCCGTGGATGATCAACTTCcttcatcgaatgttccagtagTGTCTGCTTTATACCTTGTGTGCGTAAGTGTTGTTATTGATAGTCGTGACTGCATTTTTTGCGCTTGTTATAGACCCCCAACCGCACCAAAATCTTTCTGCGATAATTTACATGGTGTTCCAAACAATCTAACTATTCCGCATCCTACGTCACCTTTGTTTATTCTGGGGGACTTTAATTTTCATAATATTTTGTGGAGAAGTGATTTCATGTTCCGTACCCTGGCAAAGAGCTCAACCGGGGATGCACAATTTCTGAATATCTGTCCAGACTTTAACTTTTCAGTCAGTACATGAACCCACTCGTACAACTTCTACGTCATCTAACATCCTAGACCTTATTTTCACCATTGTGCCTGACTGTTTCTAAACTGATTTACCTCCAGGGCGCAAGTGATCACTTGATTATCAATTTCACGTTGAAAATGCATGTATCTTCCAAGAGGCGATCTAAAATTATCGTTGACTATAACCGCGCTGACATGCACTCAATTACCCGTGAACTGGGAGCGTTTACCagcgattaccttactaaattTGATGAACCCTCTGTCGaagaaaactggcagctctacaaaaataaattgctcCACCTAATCAACCGGTATATACCTCGAAGGCAAATTCCTTACAATTCACGCTCACCTTGGGTtaataattcccttaatcgactacgcaacaaaaagaaacgtattTTCCGTCGTGCCAAACAAACCAATCTTACCGATCGCTGGAATGCTTACCATCGTGTAGAAGCCGAGTACATTTATGCTGTTAGCAATGCTAAAAAAACTTATGTTAATGTCACGCTGACATCCCTCTTACTAACTAACCCACGCAAATTCTGCAGCATTGTTAGTGACAAGAAAGCTGACTCTATTCATTTCATTCATGTTGATGGCAGTGATGTTGACGAAAACCAGTGTTGCACTGTGTTAAATGAAGTATTTACCTAATTTTTTATTATAATAACCTCACCGATTTACCGTATATTCCTCATTCCTTATTTTGTGCTATGGATATCATATTAGTTGATTGGGTTGGTATTAACCGTTTGATTGATAATCAAAAGATGTTATCTTCTGCAGGTTCTGAACTTATTAATTCAAAAATGTTAAAATGCACGACGTTATTTCCATCTGTTCCTCTAAGCTGTTTGCTCAGTCAGTACAGTGCTCATCGCTTCCTACATACTGGAAAACGGCGAGGGTGGTTCCAGTccataaatcaggtaacgcagATTGTCCCGAGAACTACCGACCCATTTCATTACCTAGCATTCCATGCAAACTCTCAGAACACGTAATATATTCTCACCTCATcgatttcctggaaagcaactcGTTCTTCCATCCATCTCAACACGGTTTTAGAAAAACTTTTTCATGCGATACTCAACTTCTTTGTTTCACTAACGATTTGTTTGCCACCTTAGATCAGAATTCGATATTGATTGTATTTTTTAGATGTTGTCAAAGCTTTCGACACCGTATGTCATAACCTACTTATTCATGAACTTAATCAGCTTAATATTGATCCAAATGTGTTGTCTTGGACTAAGAAGTTTCTTTTTCTAATCGAACTCAATATGTCACAACCAATAACTATTCATCTGCTTTGTCAACCGTTACATCCGgagtgccacaaggctccgtcttgCGGCCTTTactcttcttgatttatattaatgatctccctAACTGTGTAACGTCATCATCAATTAATctgtttgcagacgattgtgtaataTACCGAAAGATCACTGATCCTGATGATTCAGATAAACTGCAAGGAGATCTTTACAATGTATCCCTCCGGTCTAATAAATGGGTCATGAAACTTAACGCTAGCAAGTGTAACTCGATGCGCATACCACGTACGGCCAGCAATGGAAATCAGTGCAGATGTGCACTGAATGACACTTTATTAGCGCCCGTTGACGCCCGCAAATATCTTGGTATTCACATAACTAATGATCTGTCATGGAATATGCATGCTAATTATATTACtgctaatgctaatcgcatgttaggaTATCTTCGTCGTCACTTTTCCACCGTTCCTACTTCGGTAAATCTGACACTCTGCAAAACCCTAGTTCACtcaaaattagaatacgcatcTGCAATTTGGGATAACAATCAAGCATTATAACCGTAAACCTTGAAGGGGTTCAAAATCGAGCAGCTCGCTTTATTTTATGTAACTGTTGCCGCCATTCCAGTGTTACATGTATGAAAAAAACCCTGAATCTGCCAGATCTTTCTTTACGCCGCGAATGTGCTCGCCTTTGCCTATTCCACCTTGTGGAATAggcatgcttgacttgatatgaACGACGCCTCGCGTAAACGTGccgaagacgctcattgcgtttcctttgatgcattcacgacaggcgtcatttaaatcaagtgtgggcttcaagttaagacgcATTTTTGAATACAGGGGTAAGAGGCGCACTAGAAAGGAGCATATTTCAATGCAAGAGCACCAACACATCGCCGCGGCCGCCAAGCAAACGCTTTCAAAAGACTCTTCATGATGCCCGGTGCGGTGCTGGGCATGAAACCGTGGCAAGACAGAGAAGCAAGTGGGCAATTTCACATGCATATTTGCGTCGGTTATAACTATCACTGCCTTGTAATTCGAGCAAAATGGCTAGCAATTATATTTATATCCTCTATCTGAAAGTCGGTTATCGTCACCGTTCTCGCAGTTTTCCCGAAAATGATATACAGGTGCCTACCATTGGCAGAGAGGCAACGCGACACAGAACTACTTGAAAAACGATAACAGCTAAAATGATTTATGTGAAAACAGAATTCTTTACTCCGGAGAAATTGAATTCCTTGACTCCAGCCGAAGCACTAGGCCGACAAGCTAAACCACCCAAGACACATACATGGAAGCTGGTTCGGGGGAGGCTTTACTGATCGCTCAACCTGGCTTGCATTGTTCAGCTTTATGTCAGTGTTCGGGCTGTTGTAACATGTGCGTATGTACGTGcctatgtgcgcgtgtgtgcagcGCGTGTATGACTATGTGTTCCTTTCGAAACAATACACCGCGCCATGACCTCTAGGCCCTAAGCTTTATGCATTCAGTTCAACGTCATGGAACTCCAAGTATCAATGCTAGCTTGATTCTAGCTACAGATAACCTTACGCTGCATGACGGAGTGCATGACGACAGACTACTGCGCGGCCGACCAGACTGACTAGTGGGACTTGACCGACTAAATTATTAATTAATGACCAGACTGGTTGATTGACTGGACTGGAATGACCGGACTGCGCTGACCGAACAAACGACTGAGGACCGACCGAGAGACTGATCGACTGGCTGACTGACTGCCCTGGACTTACCATACCGGCTGACTGAACCGAACGGACTGATCTTCTGATTGGACTGAACTGATTGTCTGAACAGCTGAATGACTAGACTTGACTGGATTCACTGGACTGAACTGACTGACAGACTGACTGCCGAACGCACCAAACCTGGCTGACGACCAGCGGACTCGACTGTCCGGATGACCGCCCGACCGACCGACTGGACTGTTCGGAATACTTGCCTAACTGAAaagactgactgactgaatatggcaaatcagttctgcggagtCCTGCAAGGTGGAGGCAGAGccatgaaagagaaaattgccATCCACTCTAATGTAGCAcggagctacgaaggaaacccatacgagtttctCTGAAAGAAATCTACGTAGTTGAGGATGCACCATCCCACTTGAGGCAAAAAATGCATTGTTCATCCACTTACTTTTTTCATGTGTAAGCGTTCTTTGGCCAGTAccccagccctgtcacgcgaaaCGTGTAATGCggtgtatctgcacaaaaatgcgtaatttgcaaagacTTTCTTCGTTATAGTAACGTAAATGTAAATTATTGCTAGCTTTATAATATTAATTTAAACAAACATAATAATATCCACAGAGgtacatagggctccttagaaaacGCTGAAGAAGCTTATAATAGGAgtgggccaaatgaaatttggggttcggtcgctttcaaatttggatgtgggccaactgaaatttgaacgtgggccaactgaaatttgggagtggCCCAAGTTAAGTTTGcggctgggccaacttgaaatttgcacgtgggccaacttaaatttgggggtgggcaaaCTCCAAATTAAGGGGTGAACCAACTGAAATTTGACGgtgtgcttacgcatacttagacaactccagtagaGTCTCTGCATTCTTCTTTAACAAAACATCGTTTCCTGCAataaagcacaaaagtaacaggaACGCCCATGAATTTTGTCGCAAACTTGGGAATTATTAATATGAAACTGATATCATCCTGAAAATGTGTTTCAAGTGGATACGGCTTGCTAACTTAAACGGCTGTTTTTCGTAAATTGCTGTACGTGCGTTAATGAAACTGTTTGAATAGTTAATTAGATATTTATAATAAGTCGATTATGTATTTCGATTTCCCTTGAAAGTAATGTGCAGTTCAAGGACTGCACATGCTATCAAGGAATGCAATTATGTTATCAcccacaggcgatatttaaacATTCTGCAtattaacaaacaaaaaaaaaacacgttgagCCAAGCTGTATTGGAGGGTTACGCAATAGGTTCGAGCACATGGTAAAAGCAGCTGGCGGTACAGGGAAATGTAAGCTCACATATTACAATGAGGCGCTGGTCACTAACATTTATAGAATAAGAAAGAAGGCAATATTGCTTACTCCATTCACCATTGCCGGGTTGACACGAGTGATCATCTGATGGATAGAAActcgttttttcttttctcagcGTTCCCTTTTTCCGTGAAGTTTTCGTTTTCTATCTGGCACAGGATATAGTCGCCCCGGGCATGCATCCACGCAGATTCGCACGAGTGAAGAGTATCACAGGCGATGAGCCCGGTCCGGTCGAAtcgaggcacacacacacacagaaaatatTACAAAGGCTGCAAGTCCTTCACGACCAGTTAATGCAAGGCCGAGGGTTGAGAACGCAAAACGCTCAATATACTGCTGTCTGTGGATAAAACTGCCCGTAGGCCAGAGAACTGCTTCGTGTCCGTATTTCAGCGCACACCGGAACAAAGAGATAGCTGTTGTTTCACGCAATAATAACCGCAGCAACCATGCGTGGGTCAAGGGACGCGTATTGGACGCCGTCACTTCACAGCCTCTGAAGCAAATAAAAAATGAAACACGGCGGACGGCGACGTTTGCGGCGGTATCCACAGCAGTCACAGCATTGAACTCCAGTCGTAAGGAGCGCTCTCGTAAAGATCTTCACCGGGCAGGCGTTGGCCAAATCCAGCGGCTCTCTGTTGACAAGGTAAAGCGCCGCTTTGGTGTTAACGCCGGCACCTTCTCCCTCTTGACGTCATTGTTTGGGCGATAATGTCCCGTAATTGATGCTGTAGTGAGCTGGTCCGGCCCTTCGCgccacaaacacgcacgcacgcgcgtgcaGCTCGCGACGGCTGTGCGGACGTGCCAACGCCGTGGGTTGCCATGGCAACGGATTTTGGTCGGTCGCTCGAACGTGAGTGAATGCCGCCGCCCTTACGCGTTCTTTCTCGCTTTTGTCAATAGACTTTATCTTTGCATAGCAACCACCGATCGGTCGCATATGCATTACGCTTGGTTGAAGGTTCGCGCTGTCCGTTTTTGCTAGCGTTTTCTTGTTGCGATTTGTTTTCGACCTGGACCGCCCTCTATGGAAGAAACAGATCATCAAGTCAGGTGCGAAGGGAAGAGTGAGAGGAACCACTGTTGTGGAAGGCGTTACAAATAGCGCAGAAACTAGAGTCGTGACTTCGGTGTTGCGCCGGCTTAACGTATAGCACCAAGCGCTTCAAAGACGTGCTGTTACCGCATCTGGAACAGCGTCTGCGGAAAGCCAATACTGAACATTTATTCTTCGTGGGTTTATGCTCAGTCACCGCCACACATTTGAGAACACTGTTAGGTAAACAAACTTAACAGTGATCATAATAAGCAGAATTGACTAAAAAATGCATTCTGGGTTTGCTGGCTGTCAGTAAACGTACTCCATTATTTATTGAATTTTAGTTTTCTTTTGCAAGAACCACCACTACTTGCTGTGGAAATTGTATCTCGACTAATGTGCTTAACCTGATTTTCTTGTGAACACTCCACTAGCTTGATTTTATTtttcgttacccgccgtggttgcttttggctatggtgttgggctgctaagcaccacgtcgcgggatcgaataccggccacggcggccgcattttgatgggggcgaaaacacccgtgtacttagatttaggtgctcgttaaagaaccccaggtggtcgaaattttcaggagtcccccattacggtgtgcctcataatcgtggttttggcacgtaaatccccatagcgttttatttttcgttactttttattttattatattgcttgcttgtttgtttgtttgtttgtttgtttgtttgtttgtttgtttgtttgtttgtttgcttgtttgagcTTAACTTCTAATGTATACCATAGTGATCAAAGctcggcctcatttcgatggggttgaaatgcaaaaacgcccgtgtcccgtgcatttggggcacgttaaggatcccctggtggtccaaatttatCTGGAGTCCCAgaatatggcgtgcctcatacgcaaatcgtggtttcgacacctgaaaccacagaattcaattcaattcagtacAGAGAAGCTAAGCGAGAAAGAGTAGCCAATATCACCTATGGCGCCAACTTTTTCTACACCCCCGTACAATAAAAAGAAGCTAAGTTCAACTCTCTTTATGTACTTTGTTCTTGAGGCTCAGTCGACCAACCAATCAAACTTTATTTCAATTCAGTTTCAAACATAACTGGGGCTTGAGAGGAAAAAGCACTCTAGACCATTTGGCTAAGCTATCAAAGCCAAAAAGCAGGATTGACATTTGCGAGAAGCATCAATAATTAAGAGACAAAACATAGCACAACAAGCCCTATACAAGGAATACGATCTGTTGTACATTGAAGGGTTCGGTCAAATAAAACACTTCATTCTGAAAAAATAATATACGCTGCAATTTAGCACAGGTATagtatgaaaaagaaaagatctACGCATATAATCGTTGTGCACTTGAAAAGCATTGTTTTGTCTTCAATCAAACATTTATACAAAACATTTACTCATCATAGTTACAAAAAGAATGTAGGTGAGCTAACTGACAAAATAATCTCGGAAGAGAGAAAACGGCAATGtctaaagggactgacaaccaattttcatggtaccaatttttttaatgcaatagAAAGCTTACCGGTCGGAGagtctaatcatgaagtggtaacgcagaaaacgccgtggaacattttttatcggAATTTTTCGATCCGCAGAGAGGACGAAGTCGTTCACTGGAaacatgctgaaaacggtgatacGTGAGCGCGATGGCGATTATACACTAGCATTAGTGAGAGGCATAGAAGTGCGGCCGTtactgtgagaaagtattattttgtttatcaactCGACATTCGTGAATTTTATGTTTTCCGAAGTAttaaagtatttctgcgataatagatATATGTTTTCGTGCTTTCCCGTCCAACTGCTTTGTTATTTTAACCAGTTCAAACGAAACAGtcggatcgaaaacgaaacgacgcttttacgtGTGATGCGCAGTTCAgtgtgttgccgtagccatgcgtgcgcttttgatttccgaagcatagaataaagcgcaggTGTCTAATAACATGGCAACTGCacttttaagcaataattatgttgtacttaataacaatcgacttacgtacagtaaccTCAGAGACAACATCCGACGTACGAATATTTCACTTCCAGGTcacgccacttactggtttttgagattTTACTTGCCCATCTAAATTTATAATTACAgcatgctggattctatcactatgaATCATggccatttcatttccatcaaggTCTCACAAcaaattctggccagttgtcagtccctttaagttgCCACACAATTCAGGATTCACGCATTTAGTTAAAATATATCTCAACATAATGACGCTGTAATTAGTTCTACATCGAGGTAAGGCAAACATTTTATATTTTCCAGTGTTGTACGGTGTTTTATGTGGGGTCAGTGTAACTATTTGAAGTGTAACTATTTCGCGTTACTGCCTTTTTGTAGAAGCACGCAGACCAGTACTCAAACATTCACTGTACAGTCACGCAAGCACAGGATGGCAGTAttggatggaagcatcgatactTCACTCATTATACCTTACTCAAAAGGATATGCTACGTGATAACTGCATTGCTTTACAGTAAAACCATTAGCTCCACGAGATGACGAAATGACAATTAATTTCTTTCATTGATCATTAGGTACAGCGTTTTCTTATTCGTTCTGTGCTTTATTCTTCGAAACAGTTTATCTACCACCCCTTCTATGATCTCTCTGCaatcgcagtattcataaataaatataaataaaataaatgaactcGATTCACCGATTCACTGGCAGAATTTTGTACTGCAAACGTATGGGATGAGTTAAGGCATTATGAGGCGTGTTAAGAATTATtctgagcgttttttttttttctttcgaagaacgAGTAATTTATTATGTCTGATAGAGGGGTGTCACCCCTGAACAAAAAACAATAATTTAAGTAATGATAAAAGTAAGCATAGTATAAGGTTAGCTTAGTTTCAGTCGGTAAAATGTGTTTATTGTGCGCCGAAATTCTAACAAACGTGGAGATAATGATGTATATTTTATGCCATAGTAGCAGTGAGAACTATACCTAGGGAAGTAAATTTCTCAGCTTATTCAATATCGATTTCCGGAAGATGCGGCAGGTGCAATACTTGTTTGTTTCTTGGGTGAACGATGACAGACTTTGCCATTGCGTCATTTATTTTTAAAGAATTGTGCGATTACAATTAGGTTAAAGACGCAAGAACTCCATTATCTGTGCCTTTTAGCACGGTTATGTAATGGGAAGGAAAAAAACATGGAGGTGTCGTCCGCGTCCATGAAATATTTAACCTCCTGATGGGCGTTAAATCATTGACGTAAACATTAAACAGACTGCCTTGCGGAGCGCCATGTATAATGCGCAGACATCAGGATGAAAAATGACTGACCACGACATACTGAAAGCGAGAATTAATTTTAATTACGTTAAGCGCATGCCCTGCGTGTGCTATAGGGTTCAAGCTTTGTGAAATGCAAGTGTCGTAGTTGAGTGTATATCGAACGCCTTGCTAAAGTATAGTTCACAAACACGCCTAGCCTGAGAAGTTGTGACTCAAAGCTAGGTAATATTAACTTTTTTTATCGACCACAGCGTTTTCCATCGAGCTATTTTTGGTGAAGCCGTATTGGGCAGTGAGGAATTACGGAATGCTTTAAAGAAAGACTGAAGACTATAGTGCGAATCACTTTTTCGAACAGCTTAGTGAAAGAACAGAAATGTAGATATAGGCCTGTAAGTCCTGAAAATATTCTTATCTCCTATCTTGCAAATGGCTGCAACTGTTGCTAGCTTTATGTCGACTGCCGGGAAACGTGCACTGACCAGTACAGTACTATACGTATGTGTGTTACACATGGCACTATAAAGGATAATGCATGCTTTACCGGCCTGCTTTGTACATTAAGCGCGACAGAATCAGAAGTGTCTCGTAATCCATTAAACATAACATAAACCTCACTTTCATCggtggcttaaaaaaaaaagttccgaaCGCGATATTCAATCGCCTAGAAAGCGATAGATTCCAGGATTATAATGGCTGTCACCGACCCGGCAAAACATTTTTGCAAGCAGCCGCTAAACTCTAACCACGTATTTCCTGTATAATTTTCATATTAAACTACACAGCACAATCAATATCCTGGCTTGTATCTTAACGGCAGAGATATGACCCAGCCTgaaccagtgaaaaaaaaagcgtactTGTTGGCAAGCACATCACAGAAGTGAGCCAAGTTTTCAAAGCCGGCCGCAGTGCATTGTGCACGCACGATGCGGACCCAGTTCGGTTGCGAGCTCCGACAGTAGACTTGGCCGTGAAACAGGTGTGCTTCCCATGGCTTCCTGTTAGTGCGGATATGTCCCCTGTCAGTATTTCTTGAGGCAGAAATgagttattattatcattattagcATTACGAGACATGTCGGAGCATAGAGCTCAGCAACAGTGATTATTTGGTAGGAATTGGCGttggcagtttatttatttatttatttatttatttatttatttatttatttatttatttatttacaggttACCCTGTGCAGCGCCGAATCATTAAGCAGAGAGTGGGCTCATCAGACGAAGGGTAAACAGTTAGATACAGAAATAGACATGCAGTATTGCGTCAAAACTGCGAACGCAAGTACGAGGTAAAAAACTAAAATAAATACGACAAATGGGACAATCGGTTAACATGTGTGCATGGTACACTCAGAACAGC comes from Dermacentor andersoni chromosome 9, qqDerAnde1_hic_scaffold, whole genome shotgun sequence and encodes:
- the LOC140213352 gene encoding uncharacterized protein; translation: MGETTAAGHTTLSAHMHWQQFVDLGLHRHHTLRSIRTPAFLFSLLLWHKIYIIISTFVRISAHNKHILPTETKLTLYYAYFYHYLNYCFLFRGDTPLSDIINYSFFERKKKNHILLITLQIVTLTPHKTPYNTGKYKMFALPRCRTNYSVIMLRYILTKCVNPELCGNLKGLTTGQNLL